CGAAACGGTTTCAAAACCTGAACAAGGACACGGGCCATTCAATAGTGAGTGGCGGAAGAACGAAATCAGGTTGTTTTACACGTCTTTGTTGTCATGCAGAAACCTGCAATTACCAAGTATCACGAAACAAAGGCGGTGGAACTGAGTTTACCCCGCCTTCTGACCCCATGCAGATGTGACGTGGGGGTCAAAGAATCTCGCGTGCCCAGCTCATCGGGCCAAGAAATTCACTGGCTTGGCGACATGTGACATCTCAACAAAGAGATGATAAGCCCAAAACAGGAATGCTGGTTCTTATGTACACCAAAGGAATGGAAGATCTTCAGAGGAAATAAACTAGAAGAGAGTTCTTTATCCACCCCACGGCTACCTCATTTAGACGCGCCTTTGTTTTGGAGTCGGGCAAAAAGGAGCAAGGGCGGAAACTTTGAGCCAATGTTGGCACAGGAGGATCTAGACTCAAAGTCATGTGATTTTAACTAGAACAAAACTGTCAGATTTTTCATTCCAAGGCGATTCTGACGGTTTTTTCCAATTCTCAAATTTCCAACTACTCATCGATCTAAATTGGTGCGGCTACTTCTTCACTCACCAGTTTTGGCCCTCCCAGTTCCCAATCAGCAAGCTTTTTCGGTTCCTCGGTATCGTCAATTTGAACCCCAGAAACCTGAAATATAAAACTGCAAAGACTGACTGATACCTCTGTATTCCCGTGCAGTGAACATGTCTTTTCTGCACAACAATATTACGTCACTACGACTGGTCTTTGTTTGGCTCGGAAACTCACCTGGAACTAAGAAGTCTCTCTTCCACAGAGTTGTCCCCACACGGAGTTAATTGATCCGTGCCGAGTTGCGGCAATGCGAAATGTAATTGATATGAAGCACGGTGGGGTTGAGGCAACCTTTATGAAGAGTTtcagtctctggaggatgtatatataccctCGGGCCTGTCCTGAGATACGACCTGACAACCATCAACTTCACCTAGACGAGGCAATCGCATTCATTACATCTGTCTGATACACTTACTGTCTCGTGGCAAGCACTCACTAGTCCAGATCTCTCATTACAGACTCAAAATGGAAGCTCCTAATCTCTCGCCAGCTTCCATCCGGCGGTACTTCGCCACAAGATTGCCTACTCTCATCCCACAAAAGCTCACAcctgaagagaagaagctccTCAACCCCTTCCCTGCCCTGGCTCTTatcaacaagaagactTGGCTCTTTATTGCATGCGCTTTCTGCGGTTGGACTTGGGACGCTTTTGATTTCTTCTCGGTAGGTCTAGTGGCTCCCGAAATTGCCAAATCTCTTAACAGATCCGTCACCGATATTACTTGGGGTATCACTTTGGTTCTTATGCTTCGATCTATTGGTgctgttgtttttggtaTTGCTTCCGATCGTTACGGACGAAAGTGGCCCTTTATTGTCAACCTGCTGTGTTTCATTGCTCTCGAGCTGGGATCTGGGTTTGTTCAGACTTACAAACAGTTTCTTGGTGTCCGAGCCATCTACGGTATTGCTATGGGTGGTCTTTACGGTAACGCCGCTGCTACTGCTCTTGAAGATTGTCCTCCTCAAGCACGAGGTATCATTTCAGGTTTCCTTCAGAGTGGATACGCCCTGGGTTACTTGCTTTGTGTGGTATTCACTCGAGCTATTGCTGATACTTCTCCTTACGGATGGAGAGCTCTCTTCTGGTTCGGCTCTGGACCCCCAGTTCTTTTCATTATCTTCCGATACTTCCTGCCTGAAACTGAAACCTACCTTGCTTCCAAGGCGTCTCAGGAGGAAGCTGGAATCGAGAAGAAGTTCTGGAATGGAATCAAGGTTACTTTCAAAAACTACTGGCTCATGTTTATCTACCTTGTTATTCTCATGGCAGGCTTCAACTTCATGTCCCACGGCTCTCAAGACCTCTACCCCACTAtgctcaagaaccagcGTCATTTTAGCGCTGACCGAAGCACTGTTACCAACTGTGTTGCCAACTTTGGTGCAATTGCCGGCGGTATGTTGATTGGTCACTTTTCTACTGCTCTCGGTCGACGACTCTCCATCATGATCTCTTGTGTTATTGGAGGTGCTCTGATTTACCCTTGGGCCTTTGTTGGCAACTCTGCAGGAACAAATGCAGGCGTTTTTTTCCTCCAATTTTTCGTTCAGGGTGCTTGGGGTGTTGTTCCCATTCATCTTTCCGAGTTGTCTCCTCCTGAGCTTCGATCTTCCATGGTTGGTATTGCCTACCAGATGGGTAACctggcttcttctgcatcCTCCACTATCGAGTCTAAGATCGGTGAACGATTCCCTCTGAAGAACGCGAAGGGGGAGTTCGAGAAGGGTTTCTATGATTACGGTAAGGTTATGGCCATCTTCATGGGCTGCGTGTTCGGGTTTGTTCTTATTGTAACATTTGTTGGGCCCGAGAACCGAGGAGCCACCATGCTTACTGAGGACGCTCAGATGATGGTCGATGCGGAGCACAGACTGGACgccgaggagaagggtgACTTCGAGAACCTTGAGCGAGTCGACTCAGAGGGCAAGCAGATGGACAACTTTGTTGAAGAGGTCGCTGAGCCTGAGGGCGTGTACACTGGTTCTCACCCTCCCCAATATGACTCCCCCTACGAGTCCAAGTAATTTATTAGTTAGTCTTAATTCATCTGTGTTAATCGAGCTCAAAGatattacagtatgtatgtactgtacagtatgtagctATTAATGAGTCTTTCGTGACTACGTATATACGCTTGTTACGATTGGTAAGAGCCATATTTCTTCTCCGTTCTGTACCGCGTAAGAATGACTAAATTGATTCAAAGCTTGTTCTTCATGAGCGTGGAATACGTATAGTACGCCAGTTGGTCATGGCCTCACAGAGCGTCATCGACAGCAGGAGCAAGAGATAGTTGATCTGAGCTTCGGACATGGGCTATGGGGGTTTCCACACATTGTTCGTAGAAGGGCTTGTAGGTGGCTACAGCCAACCTCCGGGACTCTTTAGTGGACTCAAGAGGTGTTTTTGATTCTAGTGATTCATCACAGCTAGatacctacttgtagtaagccgggttatcGGCTTTcaataaaaaaattcaaaaaatCAGTTTTTTGATAGTAGTGGCAAGTTTTTAAAAAGTTCGTGAAAATCTGAGGACGTGGCGTAATGGTAGCGCATTGGATTTCGGTTCTTCTGAACGACGTCCTCCAAAGGCTGCGGGTTCGAGTCCTGTCGTCCTCTTTTTTgttcattttttttgtcatgGGCTAATGTTTTGCCGTGCATGAACAAAACTACCGATAATTAGTGCGCACATGAGGGATTTTCATACAAGCACTGATAGACACTTGATAAATGCAGCCAAGAGCTGGCCAAAGCACTGCTTAAACGCATCACCGTATTGCCTGGTAatgagtactgtactacaagtagccaaAGGAGCAGTCAAATATTCAATACAGCCCATCGGTAGATATTAATAACACATGAAGCTCCTTCTTTAAGTCAACAGCTAATGCTTGTGCGTACCACCATGTTCACACCCCCTTCCGTTGCGCTGTCAGATGACTGGGCTGTGTATCCAGTCGACGTTGTAACTCTCAACGGCCATTGGTGTGTATCATATCGTATGTCTTAAAGCTGCTGCGCCATTACGAGGGGTGATTTAATCTGCCAGTAACCAATCAATCTCATGGTCGGTCTAAAAATAGTGTGGATGAGCCGTTCGAGAGAGGCACACCatagctacaagtgcaagaaGCCGTGTCCGTAGCCGTTTGTTTTGGGACTACAGTAAATACTGGGTCAGCCATGTTGGTTATAAAAAATAGTAACGTTACAGttcgagtacgagtatttTATAGCTAGGCCATCTGAAACAGTACCCATGCCAGGAAGAGTTCTGTCTGCTATCATGCAAGAAGCCCAGAAATGGGGCATTTGGTACTTCATCTGAGGCACCTGAACCTGCTGCACATTGTTAGTCTATGTGATGCGCGAAATACCTTGTGTAATTGTACTCGCTGATCTATAGGTACACTGGAATGTATAGACATGGCACGGACATGGTTAAGCTACAGGGGCCACTTTTACAGCAAAATTGTGCCGATTGCCGAGTTGCAGcgtgctacagtacaaggaTGATCACATCCGCTCGTGTCATAGGCGGGTGTATCAAGTTGAAACAGGGGTGATCTGCTTCCGGACCCTGCCAAGACTTTCGCAATTACTTTTCTTAGCTACAAGCACCAGTAGCGCATGTCAGCGCCATTAGACTGAGCTTGACACGCTTGATTAGAGGCTGTGCCAAGCGAGAGGTAATAATGGTATATTAGTAAActacatacttgtacttgtagttgtgcttgtacttatGTTCTTCAATTGGTATTTAAATAAGTTGAAGTGCCCCGCGCATTCCTCGGTCCAGACTCAATGGTCACTCTCAAGGTTAAGAGTCGGTACAGACTGTAGCCACACAACATGTGTTGAGAGTGGGATATGCAGTCCAAAGTGTTTAGCTAATTGGCACGTTGTACGCGCAGCAGGTTCACGGGACATCTAATATGTTTCATTGTGGCGCATCTTGTTcgctcacgtgatttaTCCCACTGTCTCCCACTCCGCCTCTTCCGTATGACGTATTCTATTTTTATCTCCAGGCTCCGTGCATGAGTGATACTGCTGGGCTGCCCCACTTGCTTCCATGGCTTGTTCTTGCAGCGCGTCTAAGCCTCTTTCTCCGCCTGGCTCTAGATAGAGTTCCCTTGCCAGTAGGGGGCGTTGAATGGCGAAAGGAGATGGATTACAGAGACGTTTTGACCAAAATAAATGGTAAACGTTGTATTTAATTATTCTCTCCAGGACTAGGCTATTCTGATGATACCCCTGGCATCCCTGTGGGGTTCTTGCGTTGACAGCAGCAAGCCCTTCATTCCTCCCCTTTTTCGAACTTTGTTTCATGTAGCATTTTCAGGACGAAATCTTGCTGGCTGGAAAATACCCCAGTTTGAAGAGGAATAGGTGACTATTTTGTAAAAATGAGATCACAATTGTAATCTCCATATTTCTACAATTTCAATGACACCCGTAAGATGCCCTTGCACTATCTATATGATCTGCTATCCTCCAATAAAGTTGAGAATTCAACAGTCTCGGGCTGGACGCGTTTGGCTCTCTTTTCTCTATTTTAGCAAAGTGTAAACATGTGCAAGTCCAGAGTATATATAGCCCGGTAGGAAGGCAACCAAAAGACCCAGACACTAATAATCCTCtctcacaaacacacacaacataCACAATGAAGTTCACTCAGAccactcttcttctgaTCTCCGCCGTTTCCGCCCAGGATGTGCTTGGAGGCCTCTTCTCTGAGGTTGGCAACCAGGTCAACTCCGCTGTTGGCATTGCCGGCTCTTACGCCGGAGTTGGAGCTTCCATCGCTGAGTCCTACGTCAAGGACGGTACTTCTTACGCCGGAGACGGTATTTCCATCGCCAAGACCGCCATTGAATCTGCCCGGCACGATGTTGACACTGCTCTGCAGGGAGTTAAGACCAAGGTTGATGCCGTTGCCTCCGGTGTGCGATCCGATATCAAGGCCGGTGTTACCCAGGTGCCCTCTCGAATCGATGATGCTCTTTCTCAGGTCAACACCAAGCTCAACGAAGGTCTCCAGGCCGCCTCTTCCGAGTTTGAGATTGCCAAGACCGCTGGTGCCTCCGAGGCTTCTAAGGCCAACGAGGCCGCCAAGTCCTACATCAACGAGGGTCTCCAGGGCGCTAACTCCCAGTTTTCTGTTGCCAAGTCTCTGAttgacgacgaggccaagactGGAGGATCCGCGTGGTCTGGCATTGTTGCCTCTGTCTCCaagcagatggaggacGCCCAGATCTCCGCCTCTGTCACCGGTAGCGCCCTTGCTTCTGCCTCTGAGGCTCTCTCTTCGGCCGCCTCTGCTGCCTCCACCGCCGAGTCCGGCTCTGCTGTTGCCACTTCTGGTGCTTCTGGCTCCGCCTCTGGCTCTGCGTCTGGCTCTgcttctggctctgcttctggctctgcaTCTTCCCTTTCTCGATCCGCATCTTCGGCCGCCgcctctgcttctggatctgcctctgcttctgctgcctctACTGGTAAGGAGAACGGCGCCAACCCCATGGCTGCCACTGGCATGGTCGCTGCTCTTGCTCTTCCTCTGGTCGCTGCTCTTCTGTAAGCCAGTGGTGAAGGAACAAAAAAGGAACGGTCAGCATGTATTTTATACCTAATTTATTCTTGAAATGATTCGTGTTGACTTGTAGTACAGGATGTAGAGGACTTACATTATAGCGCCATGCTTCATTTGATGACATTCATTTGATGGCACTCATTCGACTCACATGTCCGCCTATTGTATCTCACCACTCTCGCCATGATTACGCGCAATATCCCGGGATATTGCTTCTATGTTTCATCAAAAGCAGGGGTTGACATCCCCGTATTGCCTCTACCTGCCATGTGCAAGCTTAACAGAAAGACGTGTTAGACTTCACATTTTTCGCGCCGACCTAAAAAAGCGCTTTACACGGAGATACAGTTCGACCGGGCTGGATGGCAAGTTAAATAATACGGTGGTAAGCCGTACCGTGATGAGTttgtcgtacttgtacaaatcAAATTTTGATTTCGCCAGCTTTTTTTCAATACGAgtgtgagtatgagtatcgtatgtactgcaaTATGTTgttatacaagtacaatatgtacaaTTTTACCAgcaatactgtacactggTACGATCTCCGATATTATGCAGTGGGGTTCAAACTCATATTAATTATAGCATAACAAGAGCAAAGTCGGTCTGGCATTGCTATATTTGTAGATTTTTTGTCATGAATAGGTTCTGTCGCGATTCCATTCCACCATTGGTTCTGAAGTAGTTCAGCTGCTGTAGTAGCCAGCGCGCCGTTGAGATTAACTTATCAAGTAGCTATATGTTcttatatactgtagttacaATTTTTGTTAAATAAATGGTGTGATATTATGAAAACGGGACATAAGGGCTTAATAAGATGAGGAGAAGGGCCAAGTACAGGCTGtatatctacaagtattggAAACACttgttgtgtttttttgttccaGGTTATGCTatttgtacaagttcaagtatTGTAAGGATGTTTTCCGTGTCTTTAATCATGACCTAGAGAAGGCCCTATATAAACCATGCATCTAGACTTCACATTTGTAGACAACACCATGATACACTGTGGAGCTGTAAAACGATAATGAACTGGAATATTAGAAAAATCAAAAGTAAAATGGAATAAACAAGTATCATCTCTGTTGAATAGCCATTTATATTGTCTGTTAACTTGCCCAAACACTCCATCAAACACCTCTCCAAATATGAGCTGATGACAGATAAACTCTCAACATCGCAAGTATCCATGCAGGTTTCATGTACGCAATGATCTTACTCTCATCACTACTACTCCATGTCTCTCTATCTGCTGGAAACCAAGCCTCCCACAGAGATCACCCTTGAGGATGACGGCGTTCAATGCAAGGTCGATAATGTCGTCTTCACTTTTCCCATGGATGACGATGTTCCTTTTGTCCCTTCCTCGGAACCTCTCCAGTGCTACCCTCTAGGTGGATCAGCCTATGTTGTGCTGTCCTCCAAGGACCAGGTCCGACGAGCCAGCGTGTTGTTCCTTGATCTCAAGACTAGTCAGATCCAATGGAAGAGCATGAAGAAGGTGTGTCCCGAGTTTTGGTCTTATGGAAGCCACTTGGCTGGAGTTCAGGATGCGACCTCCATTCTTGATGCTCTCAAGATGGTGGGCGATATTCAGAGCAAGGTGAAACAGGTTACCGAGAAGCAAGCGTTTAGTGCTTCAACCGAGTCTTTCGGACTGAACAGGCTGTCGCTAATGGGCTCTATCCCCCCCGGTTTCTCCGATTCAACTGTTGTATGCTCTGAATCGTTTCCTCGCCAAAGCCATCTGGTGATTCTCGCTACCAATTGGCCTTGGATCAGTGATAAGCTTCCCGGATTTGACGACAACAGAAGcgacgagaagatcacTATCTACATCGAGGCAGGCTCACAGGCAGTagatgtacttgttgacTTTATCTACGGAAAGCCCGTCAAGCAGATGCTGAACGCCACAATCATCCTAGAGCTGGCAAGATTCAACTCAATTcccatcaccatcaacgGTAAGAAGCATTCCAACGCACACCTGCCTCCAGGACTTTGGGAGGAGTGTCTTCAATTCGAGCCTATCCCTCAGGACTTTGTGAGACTGTGGCGGATCCCTTACTTCAAGAAGAGATTGGAAAGCTTCTTTGGACAGAACAGAAAGGCTGTCATGGAGACCGACGAGGTT
This genomic interval from Yarrowia lipolytica chromosome 1E, complete sequence contains the following:
- a CDS encoding uncharacterized protein (Compare to YALI0E32967g, weakly similar to uniprot|Q97P71 Streptococcus pneumoniae SP1772 Cell wall surface anchor family protein); this encodes MKFTQTTLLLISAVSAQDVLGGLFSEVGNQVNSAVGIAGSYAGVGASIAESYVKDGTSYAGDGISIAKTAIESARHDVDTALQGVKTKVDAVASGVRSDIKAGVTQVPSRIDDALSQVNTKLNEGLQAASSEFEIAKTAGASEASKANEAAKSYINEGLQGANSQFSVAKSLIDDEAKTGGSAWSGIVASVSKQMEDAQISASVTGSALASASEALSSAASAASTAESGSAVATSGASGSASGSASGSASGSASGSASSLSRSASSAAASASGSASASAASTGKENGANPMAATGMVAALALPLVAALL
- a CDS encoding uncharacterized protein (Compare to YALI0E32901g, similar to uniprot|P36035 Saccharomyces cerevisiae YKL217W JEN1 Carboxylic acid transporter protein homolog), with protein sequence MEAPNLSPASIRRYFATRLPTLIPQKLTPEEKKLLNPFPALALINKKTWLFIACAFCGWTWDAFDFFSVGLVAPEIAKSLNRSVTDITWGITLVLMLRSIGAVVFGIASDRYGRKWPFIVNLLCFIALELGSGFVQTYKQFLGVRAIYGIAMGGLYGNAAATALEDCPPQARGIISGFLQSGYALGYLLCVVFTRAIADTSPYGWRALFWFGSGPPVLFIIFRYFLPETETYLASKASQEEAGIEKKFWNGIKVTFKNYWLMFIYLVILMAGFNFMSHGSQDLYPTMLKNQRHFSADRSTVTNCVANFGAIAGGMLIGHFSTALGRRLSIMISCVIGGALIYPWAFVGNSAGTNAGVFFLQFFVQGAWGVVPIHLSELSPPELRSSMVGIAYQMGNLASSASSTIESKIGERFPLKNAKGEFEKGFYDYGKVMAIFMGCVFGFVLIVTFVGPENRGATMLTEDAQMMVDAEHRLDAEEKGDFENLERVDSEGKQMDNFVEEVAEPEGVYTGSHPPQYDSPYESK
- a CDS encoding uncharacterized protein (Compare to YALI0E32989g, no similarity) is translated as MSLYLLETKPPTEITLEDDGVQCKVDNVVFTFPMDDDVPFVPSSEPLQCYPLGGSAYVVLSSKDQVRRASVLFLDLKTSQIQWKSMKKVCPEFWSYGSHLAGVQDATSILDALKMVGDIQSKVKQVTEKQAFSASTESFGLNRLSLMGSIPPGFSDSTVVCSESFPRQSHLVILATNWPWISDKLPGFDDNRSDEKITIYIEAGSQAVDVLVDFIYGKPVKQMLNATIILELARFNSIPITINGKKHSNAHLPPGLWEECLQFEPIPQDFVRLWRIPYFKKRLESFFGQNRKAVMETDEVTYLSKEELLELLRL